From the Montipora capricornis isolate CH-2021 chromosome 2, ASM3666992v2, whole genome shotgun sequence genome, one window contains:
- the LOC138038500 gene encoding OTU domain-containing protein 7B-like yields MDDTLSQFIEKTGSDPSLARDLLESTKWNMDEALKAFETLSLGSDCRHNEEPKQFEPSAGGKGRRGLSMVNADIVVKARHKVIEGDIPGTDERYERFEEMSDFTFVLPDLSKYDEDFGDFLQRDLIETSALVALEQAGRLNWWTDLGVCRRLLPLATVGDGNCLLHAASLGMWGYHDRLLTLRKALYRTLTSHLAKGAIKRRWRLEQCKKNIKAGGLVYSEDEWEREWEEVLRIASTQRRDCQQVTKEHNKGGERRPTLCSISEKEGETSDDISVDESPSSTVVEPQETAAKVDDTAENKMVQQSEMTGKEAAGFDDQRGGAFESLEDIHVFVLAHVLRRPIIIIADEFLYGFGGEAIAPIPFGGIYLPLECEPQQCFKSPLVLAFDSAHFSPLVPSDEKSEAKGLKLAVPLVDPNHSLLPLHFAVDPGEDFLWSKLDNDTDIAETLSLNVEKRLELLKSYLDVETSKVPVTGNTKKDVSDDVKLTGKSSEVNGDTGNKLVEKKLSSKSVGKKEKSWLATQITKVGAMAGVVSTVVHNNVYIAKLQMDKKPEYYDKMIENYIQSAKSRFEEEKKAQANVKNGAGSLREKPQPCIASGCSLYGTSSTNYLCSGCYKTQKLYSETGRYNGVAASNERQGKLNFVSENNGVQSYFPAPSYSAYCPYGYFSDRPRTSGQYQSYGEQRISDGTSQSMQTAHASGTAQSIKEAGGELPSFDDVNQLSKVTNSSTVPHDATKTNHNQNTSGQCVSDSCQFYGSTQNEGYCSACYRTYQKSLKYQADHHENSKSKIV; encoded by the exons ATGGACGACACTTTGAGtcaatttattgaaaaaactgGATCAGATCCCAGCTTAGCGAGGGATCTACTAGAGAGCACAAAATGGAATATGGACGAAGCGCTGAAGGCATTTGAAACTCTGTCTTTGGGATCTGACTGTCGACATAACGAAGAACCCAAGCAGTTTGAACCTTCTGCAGGTGGAAAAGGCCGGAGAGGGCTCTCTATGGTCAATGCGGATATTGTTGTAAAAGCTAGACACAAAGTTATCGAGGGTGACATCCCAGGAACAGATGAAAGATACGAACGCTTTGAAGAGATGTCTGACTTCACTTTTGTACTTCCGGATTTATCAAAATACGATGAGGATTTTGGCGATTTTCTTCAAAGGGATTTGATCGAAACTTCAGCTCTGGTCGCCTTGGAACAAGCAG GTAGATTAAACTGGTGGACAGACCTGGGTGTTTGCCGACGTCTTCTTCCTCTTGCGACTGTAGGTGATGGAAATTGCTTGTTGCATGCTGCTTCTCTTGGAATGTGGGGTTACCACGATCGCTTGCTGACGTTACGCAAGGCTTTATATCGCACTCTCACAAGCCACTTGGCTAAAGGGGCCATCAAACGGCGCTGGAGACTGGAGCAGTGTAAAAAGAACATCAAAGCCGGAGGCCTGGTGTACTCGGAAGATGAGTGGGAAAGAGAGTGGGAAGAGGTGTTGCGAATAGCATCCACACAGCGTAGAGACTGCCAACAAGTGACTAAAGAGCACAACAAAGGAGGAGAGAGACGGCCAACACTTTGCTCTATATCAGAAAAAGAAGGTGAAACTTCTGATGACATTTCTGTTGACGAGAGCCCCAGTAGCACCGTTGTTGAACCCCAAGAGACTGCAGCGAAGGTCGACGACACAGCCGAAAACAAAATGGTTCAACAATCCGAAATGACAGGCAAAGAAGCAGCGGGCTTTGATGATCAACGGGGAGGGGCTTTTGAAAGCCTGGAAGATATTCATGTCTTTGTCTTGGCACATGTCCTCAGGCGGCCAATCATCATCATTGCAGATGAGTTTTTGTATGGGTTTGGAGGTGAAGCGATCGCACCTATTCCGTTTGGAGGAATTTATTTACCCCTAGAATGTGAACCACAACAGTGCTTCAAGAGTCCGTTGGTTCTGGCTTTTGATTCTGCACACTTCTCACCATTGGTTCCTTCAGATGAAAAGAGTGAAGCCAAAGGTCTGAAACTGGCTGTGCCTCTCGTTGATCCTAACCATTCCTTGCTGCCTCTCCATTTTGCTGTTGACCCTGGAGAAGACTTTCTGTGGAGCAAGTTGGATAACGATACAGACATTGCAGAGACACTATCTCTAAATGTTGAAAAGAGACTCGAGCTGCTGAAGAGTTACTTAGATGTTGAAACTTCAAAAGTCCCAGTTACCGGTAACACAAAGAAAGATGTTTCAGATGATGTCAAGCTGACTGGGAAGTCTTCAGAGGTTAACGGTGATACAGGGAACAAATTGGTCGAGAAAAAACTGTCTTCAAAATCAGtgggaaaaaaagagaagtCATGGCTAGCTACTCAGATTACAAAAGTTGGCGCAATGGCAGGTGTGGTGAGTACTGTTGTTCATAACAATGTTTACATTGCCAAACTTCAAATGGACAAGAAACCGGAATACTATGACAAAATGATCGAAAATTACATCCAGTCAGCCAAGAGTCGATTTGAGGAGGAAAAGAAGGCACAAGCCAATGTCAAGAATGGTGCAGGTAGCTTGAGAGAGAAACCCCAGCCTTGTATAGCGTCTGGGTGCTCATTGTATGGGACCTCATCTACAAATTACCTTTGCTCGGGTTGTTACAAAACTCAGAAATTGTACAGTGAAACTGGCCGCTATAATGGAGTTGCAGCATCCAATGAAAGGCAAGGAAAGTTAAATTTTGTTTCTGAAAATAATGGAGTCCAGAGTTATTTTCCAGCTCCATCTTACTCTGCTTATTGTCCGTATGGTTACTTTTCTGATCGGCCTAGAACATCCGGGCAGTATCAGTCGTATGGTGAACAAAGGATCTCTGATGGAACCTCTCAATCAATGCAGACAGCCCATGCCTCGGGTACTGCACAATCAATTAAAGAGGCTGGTGGTGAGTTACCGTCGTTTGATGACGTGAATCAGCTTAGTAAAGTTACTAATTCTAGCACTGTGCCTCATGATGCAACCAAAACCAACCACAATCAAAACACCTCTGGGCAGTGCGTTTCTGATAGTTGTCAGTTTTATGGCAGTACTCAAAATGAGGGATATTGTTCCGCTTGCTATAGAACTTATCAAAAGTCCTTGAAGTACCAGGCCGATCATCATGAAAACTCAAAGTCAAAAATTGTCTaa
- the LOC138038501 gene encoding uncharacterized protein has product MAEASDNSCSSEDDEYSDPLEVAASAGARLSVPEKASISRKRKVPTNPAEKKRNVRGSVDPKVSAWDRMNEFKDQCLTTVSGNLRCDACRETLSKKKSTVKKHVASVKHITALEKIKKSKKKDQNIKDLLAKTSGGAKGSTLPEDMRLYRYELVEALLKAGIPLSKADSLRPFLEKYGHRLTSRNHLAEFIPTIHQKEIDLVKSEIAANSAFSVIFDGSTRLGEALAIVVRFIDKDWNIQQRLLKLEVLAKSMNGEELAQRLIQCMAVEYKIQPNQLLAAMRDGASVNEAGLRQVMFFFPNIFNVICFSHTIDNVGKQFEFSVLDTFSRCWNTMFSLSPAARLLWKTRTGTAMRLHSKTRWWSKWEVLNQVMEFFGDVEPFLRENDNLSPVCRASLLEIFDDPVTARDLDIELAAMIDAGKHFVQATYYLEGDGPLVFACYERLSALAHAIAIDSFPNTEAKARQHAGRNMALYNQLVAQGKACINPGFRFYQQKFSLQFHNVVRAFKAARLCCPVQVQALRPTAVSVQELKQFTFITDAEVVQLVEELPNYLATADGAAIETEEDKVQWWATHAAALPNWSAAVKKILLVQPRSASAERVFSLLQNAFSKQQEAALEETVETSVMLRYNDNKRT; this is encoded by the coding sequence atggcggaggcgaGTGATAATTCATGCTCGAGTGAAGATGATGAATATTCAGATCCTTTGGAAGTAGCAGCTAGTGCTGGAGCTAGATTAAGTGTTCCAGAAAAAGCCAGTATCTCTCGGAAAAGAAAAGTGCCGACTAATCCAgccgaaaagaagagaaatgttCGTGGATCAGTCGATCCAAAAGTGTCCGCGTGGGATAGAATGAACGAGTTTAAGGACCAGTGCCTAACTACAGTGTCGGGAAATCTAAGATGTGACGCCTGCAGAGAaactctttccaaaaaaaagagtACTGTCAAGAAACATGTAGCATCCGTAAAGCACATCACAGCGCTAGAGAAGATTaagaaaagcaagaagaaaGATCAAAATATCAAGGATCTTCTTGCAAAAACAAGCGGAGGAGCAAAAGGATCCACATTACCCGAAGACATGAGGCTCTATCGATACGAGCTCGTGGAAGCTCTGCTGAAGGCAGGTATCCCTCTTTCAAAAGCCGACAGTTTGcgaccatttcttgaaaaatatggtcATCGCCTGACATCTCGGAACCATCTCGCAGAATTCATTCCCACGATTCATCAGAAGGAGATAGACTTAGTGAAATCCGAAATAGCTGCCAACAGTGCTTTTTCTGTGATCTTTGATGGGAGCACCAGGCTTGGGGAAGCGTTGGCAATTGTCGTCCGCTTCATTGACAAAGATTGGAATATACAGCAGAGGCTTCTCAAACTTGAAGTTCTAGCCAAGAGCATGAATGGGGAAGAGCTTGCTCAAAGACTGATTCAGTGCATGGCTGTGGAGTATAAAATACAGCCGAACCAGCTTCTAGCAGCAATGAGAGATGGTGCCTCAGTAAATGAGGCTGGATTGCGTCAAGTCATGTTTTTCTTTCCCAATATTTTTAATGTCATCTGTTTCTCACACACAATCGACAATGTTGGGAAACAATTTGAATTTAGTGTCCTAGACACATTTTCTAGGTGTTGGAACACCATGTTTTCTCTAAGTCCAGCTGCCCGGCTGTTGTGGAAGACAAGAACTGGCACAGCAATGCGACTTCATTCCAAAACCAGATGGTGGAGCAAATGGGAAGTCCTCAATCAGGTAATGGAGTTTTTTGGGGACGTTGAGCCCTTCCTAAGAGAAAATGATAACCTGTCTCCTGTTTGCCGTGCAAGCCTGTTGGAGATTTTTGATGATCCAGTTACTGCTAGAGACTTAGACATTGAGCTTGCTGCTATGATTGATGCGGGCAAGCACTTTGTTCAAGCAACTTATTATCTTGAGGGGGATGGTCCCTTAGTATTTGCTTGCTATGAACGTTTGTCTGCATTAGCACATGCAATAGCCATTGACTCTTTTCCAAACACCGAGGCCAAAGCTCGCCAACATGCAGGTAGAAATATGGCATTGTACAACCAGTTAGTTGCCCAAGGAAAGGCATGCATCAATCCAGGCTTCCGCTTTTACCAACAGAAATTCAGTTTGCAGTTCCACAATGTTGTTCGTGCATTTAAGGCTGCACGCTTATGTTGCCCAGTACAGGTGCAAGCACTACGTCCAACTGCTGTATCAGTCCAGGAACTAAAGCAATTTACTTTCATTACTGATGCAGAGGTTGTACAGCTTGTGGAAGAGCTGCCAAACTATCTGGCCACTGCTGATGGTGCAGCCATTGAAACAGAAGAAGACAAAGTACAGTGGTGGGCTACACATGCCGCTGCTCTCCCAAATTGGTCTGCTGCAGTCAAAAAGATCTTGTTGGTGCAGCCTCGTTCAGCATCGGCTGAGCGAGTGTTTAGCCTGCTACAAAATGCATTTAGCAAGCAGCAAGAGGCAGCATTAGAGGAAACCGTGGAAACATCGGTCATGTTACGTTACAATGACAATAAGCGCACATGA